One genomic window of Actinomycetota bacterium includes the following:
- the efp gene encoding elongation factor P translates to MATSNDLKNGLVLNIDGQLWTVIEFQHVKPGKGGAFVRSKLKNVLSGKVVDRTFNAGVKVETENVDRRDMQYLYRDGEDWVFMDVTSYEQYQVPNAVVGDSSRFLLENQVANVSIHNESPIIVELPANVELTITYTEPGVQGDRSTGGLKPATLETGAEIQVPLFIESDTKVKVDTRDGSYLGRVND, encoded by the coding sequence GTGGCAACCTCGAACGATCTGAAGAACGGCCTTGTCCTGAACATCGATGGGCAGTTGTGGACCGTCATTGAATTCCAGCACGTCAAGCCCGGCAAAGGCGGTGCCTTCGTCCGGAGCAAGTTGAAGAATGTTTTGAGCGGCAAGGTTGTGGACCGCACTTTCAACGCTGGCGTCAAGGTAGAAACCGAGAATGTCGACCGTCGCGATATGCAGTACCTCTACCGCGATGGCGAGGACTGGGTTTTCATGGATGTCACAAGTTACGAGCAGTACCAGGTGCCCAACGCAGTGGTAGGCGACTCATCGCGCTTCCTGCTTGAGAACCAGGTCGCAAACGTGTCAATTCACAATGAATCGCCGATCATCGTTGAGCTGCCTGCGAACGTTGAACTGACCATTACGTACACCGAGCCCGGTGTGCAAGGGGATCGCTCGACTGGTGGTTTGAAGCCAGCAACCCTCGAAACCGGTGCAGAGATTCAGGTTCCCCTCTTCATTGAGTCCGATACCAAGGTGAAGGTCGACACCCGTGACGGTTCGTACCTTGGGCGCGTGAACGACTAG
- the rpsA gene encoding 30S ribosomal protein S1: protein MTLSLNAPAQIAINDIGSAEDFLAAIDLTIKYFNDGDIVEGTIVKVDRDEVLLDIGYKTEGVIPSRELSIKHDVDPNEVVRVGDVVEALVLTKEDKEGRLILSKKRAQYERAWGTIEKVKEEDGVVEGQVIEVVKGGLIIDIGLRGFLPASLVEMRRVRDLQPYVGKVLEAKIIELDKNRNNVVLSRRAWLEQTQSEVRQTFLTQLQKGQIRAGVVSSIVNFGAFVDLGGVDGLVHVSELSWKHIDHPSEVVEVGQEVTVEVLDVDMDRERVSLSLKATQEDPWQHFARTHAINQVVPGKVTKLVPFGAFVRVEEGIEGLVHISELAERHIELPEQIVQVNDDIFVKVIDIDLERRRISLSLKQANDSGDAQAHEEFDPYLYGMAPAFDEAGNYVGPAGFDPETGEWKVGFEDERTQWEREYAEAHARWEAHRKQVNEAQVADQAAALESGENISAYSSESSEAEGSLATDEALQALRDKLAGE, encoded by the coding sequence ATGACCCTCTCTTTGAACGCACCAGCCCAAATCGCCATTAACGACATTGGCTCGGCTGAAGATTTCCTCGCAGCAATCGATCTGACCATCAAGTACTTCAACGATGGCGACATCGTCGAAGGCACCATCGTCAAAGTGGACCGCGACGAGGTACTCCTCGACATTGGTTACAAGACCGAGGGTGTCATCCCCTCCCGAGAGCTCTCCATCAAGCACGACGTCGACCCAAATGAGGTCGTACGCGTGGGCGATGTGGTCGAAGCACTCGTGCTCACCAAGGAGGACAAGGAAGGCCGTCTGATCCTGTCCAAGAAACGCGCACAGTACGAACGCGCATGGGGCACGATCGAGAAGGTCAAGGAAGAAGATGGCGTTGTTGAAGGGCAGGTGATTGAGGTCGTCAAGGGTGGACTCATCATCGACATCGGTCTTCGCGGCTTCCTGCCAGCTTCGCTCGTTGAGATGCGTCGCGTTCGCGATCTGCAGCCGTACGTCGGCAAGGTCCTCGAGGCCAAGATCATTGAGCTCGACAAGAACCGCAACAACGTGGTGCTTTCTCGCCGCGCCTGGCTTGAGCAGACTCAGAGCGAGGTCCGTCAGACCTTCCTAACCCAGTTGCAGAAGGGTCAAATCCGCGCAGGCGTGGTCTCGTCCATTGTCAACTTCGGTGCCTTCGTCGATCTCGGCGGAGTCGATGGTCTCGTGCACGTGTCCGAGCTTTCCTGGAAGCACATCGATCACCCGTCTGAGGTTGTCGAAGTTGGCCAGGAGGTCACCGTTGAGGTGCTCGACGTCGACATGGACCGCGAGCGCGTCTCCTTGTCGCTGAAGGCCACTCAGGAAGATCCTTGGCAGCACTTCGCGCGCACACACGCCATCAACCAGGTCGTACCCGGCAAGGTCACCAAGCTTGTTCCCTTCGGCGCATTCGTGCGAGTTGAAGAGGGCATTGAAGGCCTGGTCCACATCTCCGAGCTTGCTGAGCGTCACATCGAGCTGCCAGAGCAGATCGTTCAGGTCAACGACGACATCTTCGTCAAGGTCATCGACATCGACCTCGAGCGTCGTCGCATCTCGCTGTCGCTCAAGCAGGCCAATGACAGTGGCGATGCTCAGGCCCACGAGGAGTTCGATCCCTACCTGTACGGCATGGCACCTGCCTTCGACGAGGCGGGCAACTACGTCGGCCCAGCCGGATTCGACCCTGAGACGGGCGAATGGAAGGTTGGCTTCGAGGACGAGCGCACCCAATGGGAGCGCGAGTACGCCGAGGCACATGCGCGTTGGGAAGCCCATCGCAAGCAGGTCAACGAGGCACAGGTTGCCGATCAGGCCGCTGCCCTTGAATCAGGCGAGAACATCTCGGCCTACTCAAGTGAGTCATCAGAAGCCGAAGGCTCACTGGCAACAGATGAGGCACTGCAGGCTCTGCGCGACAAACTCGCTGGCGAGTAA
- the nusB gene encoding transcription antitermination factor NusB, with translation MAARSKARKRALDVLYEADVRGTNANEVLSGQIDRRAADHEPELNAYVTNLVEGVVANQEQIDEILSTYSMGWTLDRMPAVDRAVLRIGTFEIIWADDVPDAVAVSEAVALVQDLSTEESASFVNGLLGRIIEIKPQLAVTAPGDN, from the coding sequence GTGGCAGCCCGGAGCAAGGCACGCAAGCGTGCACTTGATGTGCTGTACGAAGCCGATGTGCGTGGCACCAACGCCAATGAAGTCTTGTCAGGCCAGATCGATCGCCGGGCGGCCGATCATGAGCCTGAGTTGAACGCCTACGTGACCAATCTGGTCGAAGGAGTGGTGGCCAATCAGGAGCAGATCGACGAGATCCTGAGCACCTATTCCATGGGCTGGACCCTGGATCGGATGCCCGCCGTGGATCGCGCAGTTCTGCGCATCGGCACCTTCGAGATCATCTGGGCAGATGACGTTCCTGACGCTGTGGCAGTGTCGGAGGCTGTTGCGCTCGTGCAGGATCTCTCGACCGAGGAATCGGCATCCTTCGTCAACGGCCTGCTGGGCCGCATCATCGAGATCAAGCCGCAGCTGGCAGTCACCGCTCCCGGCGATAACTAG
- a CDS encoding SDR family oxidoreductase, whose product MAKKALVTGGSRGIGKAIALALAENGFDVAIAARTLRAGDPTSEHSQTVHKQDLRPLPGSVEETCALVEERGQKSLALRMDLTDLDSVEAACDKLLAEWGGVDVVVNNGRHIGPGLMDSILETPVDQYPLFVMAHGVAPIRIAQKLLPGMIERGGGTFVTISSGAGYEFYPEGSRPGLGYRIGKASGHTLVGSIQAEHRDQGIKAFNVNPGFVLTERNSLDVEEFGFDPAWAGPPAAVGAAVAWLVTSPEADAMQRQNIDAQPLALERKLYPDWRPAGADTPSL is encoded by the coding sequence ATGGCAAAGAAGGCATTGGTCACCGGCGGTAGTCGCGGCATAGGCAAGGCCATCGCATTGGCACTAGCTGAAAATGGATTCGATGTCGCCATTGCGGCTCGCACCCTCCGTGCGGGCGATCCCACGTCCGAGCACTCCCAGACCGTTCACAAGCAGGATCTGCGTCCGCTTCCCGGCAGCGTGGAAGAGACTTGCGCACTCGTTGAAGAGCGTGGGCAGAAGTCACTGGCGCTCCGCATGGATCTCACTGACCTCGACTCAGTTGAGGCCGCGTGTGACAAGCTCCTGGCAGAGTGGGGTGGCGTGGATGTAGTCGTCAACAACGGCCGCCACATCGGCCCTGGCCTCATGGACTCGATCCTGGAGACCCCCGTTGACCAGTACCCACTGTTCGTCATGGCGCACGGCGTAGCACCTATTCGCATTGCACAAAAGCTGCTGCCCGGGATGATCGAGCGCGGCGGTGGCACCTTCGTCACCATTTCGTCTGGCGCCGGCTATGAGTTCTACCCCGAAGGTTCAAGGCCGGGTCTTGGCTACCGCATCGGCAAGGCATCCGGTCACACCCTCGTCGGCAGCATTCAGGCCGAACACCGCGATCAGGGCATCAAGGCCTTCAACGTGAACCCTGGCTTCGTACTCACCGAGCGCAACTCCCTGGATGTTGAGGAATTCGGCTTTGATCCTGCCTGGGCCGGACCGCCTGCAGCAGTTGGCGCAGCTGTTGCCTGGCTCGTGACATCACCAGAGGCCGACGCGATGCAGCGCCAGAACATCGATGCCCAGCCGCTGGCCTTGGAGCGCAAGCTCTACCCAGACTGGCGTCCAGCTGGTGCGGATACACCTTCGCTCTAA
- a CDS encoding response regulator, with translation MSEPSIRVLVAEDEALIRMDLVEMLGELGYSVVGQAANGQIAVDLAVQLRPDVVLMDVAMPVRDGLSAATEIIEQRCAPVVMVTAFSESDTVQHAAHAGALGYLVKPFNRSDLRPAIELAVARWAQMLQLEAQVDDLGARVRARDVVDEAKSLLQAQQGISEAEAFALLRRQAMDSRVTLAEVAAQVLRASPASNDLH, from the coding sequence GTGTCTGAGCCGTCGATTCGAGTGCTGGTCGCCGAGGACGAGGCGCTGATCCGGATGGATCTCGTAGAGATGCTCGGCGAACTGGGTTATTCCGTCGTCGGCCAGGCGGCCAATGGTCAGATCGCAGTCGATCTTGCCGTGCAATTGCGGCCAGATGTTGTGCTCATGGACGTGGCAATGCCGGTGCGTGATGGGCTTTCGGCAGCGACTGAAATCATCGAGCAGCGATGTGCGCCGGTCGTCATGGTCACGGCGTTCAGCGAGAGCGACACCGTGCAGCATGCGGCGCACGCTGGGGCTCTGGGCTATCTCGTCAAGCCCTTCAATAGATCAGACCTTCGCCCGGCAATTGAGCTTGCCGTCGCTCGCTGGGCCCAGATGCTCCAACTCGAAGCGCAGGTGGACGATCTGGGTGCGCGCGTGCGGGCTCGCGATGTAGTTGACGAAGCCAAGAGCCTGCTGCAGGCCCAGCAGGGGATTTCCGAGGCGGAGGCATTCGCGCTGCTGCGCAGGCAGGCAATGGACTCAAGGGTCACTTTGGCCGAGGTTGCGGCCCAAGTTCTGCGCGCGTCACCAGCTTCCAACGACCTCCACTAG
- the polA gene encoding DNA polymerase I, translated as MSNGRLMLLDGHSLAYRAYFALPVENFSTTTGQPTNAVYGFTSMLINILRDEQPTHVAVAFDVSRKTFRSDMFPEYKANRESSPEPFKGQVPLIQEVLHALGIKVIEADGYEADDIIATLSEQAKASEFEVVIVTGDRDSFQLVDDHTTVLYPRKGMSDLARMTPAAVEEKYGLTPTQYPDFAALRGDPSDNLPGIPGVGEKTATKWIIEYGSLAELIDHADQISGKVGDSLRANLPQVLLNRQLTQLDSAVPMELHVDDCAMQEFDREAIDQLFTTLQFRALRERLAALRPAGAQAEVIAPTVEQDVVIVTANEMSAWLSALTQPACFDFEGTWGHGGGELRAIAIQGAGQAAAIFDLDEVEVRSQVMTWLEDSDIAKVGHGVKGPALALLAQGVELRGVVFDTQLGTYIASPGQPSYSLEACANKFLGRELASANAAGQLELEPSDRSHLADHVAAVGELHEYLQTRLATQEEQSLLTDLEIPLTLLLARVEFDGVAVDRELLSELSSGFAANMRESESAAYAIVGRPFNLGSPKQLQEILFVERDLPKTKKIKTGYTTDAESLQSLFAKTGDPLLSELLDWRDRSKLRQIVEGLIPVIGADGRLHTTYSQLMSATGRVSSSDPNLQTIPIRSEAGRQIRKCFVVGQGYETLMTADYSQIEMRIMAHLSQDEGLIAAFRAGEDLHTTAASQVFGVEPSEVDPEMRRRIKAMSYGLAYGLSAYGLGQQLGVGPDEARVLMDTYFSRFGGMRDYLAAVVEEARQRGYTETILGRRRYLPDLTSDNRQRREMAERMALNAPIQGTAADIIKLAMLGVADALVSEGLSSRMMLQVHDELVLEVAPGEQDPLREVVVRCMMGAMSLDVPLEVSLGLGSSWESAAH; from the coding sequence ATGTCCAATGGTCGTTTGATGTTGCTTGACGGACACTCCCTTGCCTATCGCGCATATTTCGCACTGCCGGTCGAAAACTTCTCGACCACCACAGGTCAACCCACCAACGCGGTGTATGGCTTCACCTCGATGCTCATCAACATCCTGCGCGATGAGCAGCCCACGCACGTAGCCGTCGCCTTCGATGTCTCTCGCAAGACCTTCCGCTCTGACATGTTTCCTGAGTACAAGGCCAACCGTGAATCCTCACCTGAGCCATTCAAGGGCCAAGTCCCTCTGATTCAGGAAGTGCTGCACGCTCTGGGCATCAAGGTGATCGAAGCCGACGGATATGAGGCCGACGACATCATCGCCACCTTGAGCGAGCAAGCAAAGGCTTCTGAGTTTGAGGTCGTGATAGTTACTGGCGACCGCGATTCCTTCCAGCTCGTCGATGACCACACGACAGTGCTGTACCCGCGCAAAGGGATGTCCGACCTTGCGCGCATGACTCCGGCCGCCGTGGAGGAGAAGTACGGATTGACGCCGACGCAGTACCCGGACTTCGCGGCCTTGCGTGGCGACCCAAGCGACAACCTGCCCGGCATCCCTGGCGTGGGTGAGAAGACTGCCACCAAGTGGATCATCGAATACGGAAGCCTGGCTGAGCTCATTGATCACGCCGATCAGATCAGCGGCAAGGTTGGAGATTCGCTTCGGGCCAATCTGCCGCAGGTGCTCCTGAATCGGCAGCTCACTCAGTTGGACAGCGCGGTGCCTATGGAGCTGCATGTGGATGACTGTGCGATGCAGGAGTTTGACCGCGAGGCGATCGACCAGCTCTTCACAACCCTGCAGTTTCGGGCGCTGCGTGAACGGCTCGCCGCTCTTCGGCCTGCAGGTGCGCAGGCCGAAGTTATTGCACCCACAGTCGAGCAGGATGTCGTCATTGTCACCGCTAATGAGATGTCGGCTTGGCTTTCAGCATTGACGCAACCAGCCTGCTTCGACTTTGAAGGCACCTGGGGCCACGGCGGCGGCGAGTTGCGTGCCATCGCTATTCAGGGCGCCGGACAAGCAGCAGCCATATTCGATCTCGATGAGGTCGAGGTGCGGTCCCAGGTGATGACCTGGCTAGAGGATTCAGACATCGCCAAGGTCGGCCACGGCGTCAAGGGGCCAGCGCTCGCGCTGCTTGCACAGGGAGTGGAGCTCAGGGGAGTCGTGTTCGACACCCAACTCGGCACCTACATCGCTTCGCCGGGCCAACCGTCGTATTCGCTGGAGGCCTGTGCCAACAAGTTCCTGGGTCGTGAACTTGCCTCCGCCAATGCTGCTGGCCAGCTGGAACTCGAGCCCTCCGACCGGTCACATCTGGCCGACCATGTTGCAGCTGTTGGCGAGCTGCACGAATATCTCCAGACCCGGCTGGCAACACAGGAGGAGCAGTCGCTACTCACCGACCTTGAGATACCACTCACCCTGCTGTTGGCACGAGTCGAATTCGATGGCGTTGCCGTCGATCGAGAGTTGCTCAGCGAATTGAGTTCAGGCTTCGCTGCGAATATGCGCGAATCAGAGTCGGCTGCATATGCGATCGTGGGACGACCCTTCAACCTTGGCTCACCGAAGCAGTTGCAGGAAATTCTCTTCGTCGAGCGTGACTTGCCCAAGACCAAGAAAATCAAGACTGGCTACACGACTGATGCCGAATCTCTGCAGAGCCTGTTTGCAAAGACCGGCGACCCACTGCTCTCCGAGCTGCTCGATTGGCGCGATCGGTCCAAGCTGCGCCAGATAGTCGAGGGCCTGATTCCAGTCATCGGTGCCGACGGGCGCCTGCACACCACCTATTCACAGCTCATGTCCGCCACTGGTCGCGTCTCGAGTTCTGACCCCAACCTGCAGACCATCCCCATCAGATCTGAGGCCGGTCGTCAGATTCGCAAATGCTTTGTCGTCGGCCAGGGCTACGAGACCTTGATGACAGCCGACTACAGCCAGATCGAGATGCGGATCATGGCGCACCTGTCGCAGGACGAAGGTCTCATCGCTGCCTTTCGCGCGGGGGAGGATCTCCACACCACCGCTGCTTCCCAGGTATTCGGAGTTGAGCCGTCAGAGGTTGATCCCGAGATGCGGCGCCGCATCAAGGCGATGTCCTACGGGCTTGCCTATGGGCTTTCGGCCTACGGGCTGGGTCAGCAGCTCGGTGTCGGCCCTGATGAGGCGCGAGTGCTCATGGATACCTACTTCTCCCGATTCGGCGGAATGCGTGACTACCTCGCGGCGGTCGTGGAGGAAGCACGGCAGCGTGGCTACACCGAAACCATCCTTGGCCGCCGCCGTTACCTGCCTGACCTGACTTCAGATAACCGCCAGCGTCGCGAGATGGCTGAGCGGATGGCCCTCAATGCCCCTATCCAGGGCACCGCGGCCGACATCATCAAATTGGCGATGTTGGGGGTTGCCGATGCTTTGGTCTCCGAGGGGCTGAGCAGCCGGATGATGCTTCAAGTCCACGACGAACTTGTGCTTGAGGTGGCGCCCGGTGAACAAGACCCCCTTCGGGAAGTAGTCGTGCGCTGCATGATGGGCGCCATGAGTCTGGACGTACCGCTGGAGGTCTCACTGGGCCTGGGATCCTCATGGGAGAGTGCCGCTCACTGA
- the aroQ gene encoding type II 3-dehydroquinate dehydratase: MSRTVLVLNGPNLNRLGVREPDVYGHTTFEQLSQLCITAADSHGLHADVRQTNDEAQLIDWLHEAADQGWPVVLNPAAFTHYSYALRDACAMLTEPLIEVHLSNPAAREEFRHNSVISGVATGTIVGFGVDSYLLALEQIANMG, translated from the coding sequence ATGTCCAGAACGGTGCTTGTCCTCAACGGTCCGAACCTGAACCGGCTTGGCGTGCGCGAGCCTGATGTCTATGGACACACCACCTTTGAGCAGTTGAGTCAGTTATGCATCACAGCTGCCGATTCGCACGGCTTGCATGCTGATGTGCGTCAGACCAATGACGAGGCTCAACTGATCGATTGGCTTCATGAGGCTGCAGATCAGGGCTGGCCCGTCGTGCTGAATCCCGCTGCCTTTACCCACTACTCCTACGCTCTTCGTGATGCGTGCGCAATGTTGACCGAGCCATTGATTGAGGTTCACCTGTCCAACCCGGCAGCCCGCGAGGAGTTTCGTCACAACTCGGTCATTTCGGGGGTCGCGACGGGCACGATCGTTGGCTTCGGGGTCGACTCCTACCTCCTGGCACTGGAGCAGATCGCCAATATGGGCTAG
- a CDS encoding shikimate kinase codes for MSPVAVLVGAPGAGKSTVGKRLASALSVEFADADALIEADMGMSVSDIFVTLGEAEFRAKELSVIGSALRECTGVLALGGGAIVNPLIREALKGTQVVWLQVDIASAASRVGMNTSRPLLMGNVRGKLAELMAERAPLYEEVSTITVVTSGRKVREVVDELLERLSDEPLND; via the coding sequence ATGAGTCCGGTGGCGGTGCTGGTGGGGGCGCCGGGCGCCGGGAAGTCAACTGTTGGCAAGCGTCTTGCGTCAGCCCTCAGCGTTGAATTCGCCGATGCCGATGCGCTGATCGAGGCGGACATGGGGATGTCGGTATCGGACATCTTCGTCACTCTCGGCGAAGCAGAGTTTCGGGCCAAGGAGTTGTCGGTTATCGGATCTGCGCTCCGCGAGTGCACCGGGGTTCTTGCCCTAGGTGGAGGCGCAATTGTGAATCCGCTGATTCGCGAGGCGCTCAAGGGGACACAAGTCGTCTGGCTCCAAGTCGACATTGCTTCTGCGGCGAGTCGCGTTGGGATGAATACTTCGCGTCCGCTGTTGATGGGCAATGTCCGAGGGAAGCTGGCTGAACTCATGGCCGAGCGCGCACCTTTGTACGAAGAGGTCAGCACGATCACTGTGGTCACCAGCGGTCGCAAGGTTCGCGAGGTCGTTGATGAATTGCTCGAACGTTTGAGTGATGAGCCTCTCAATGATTAG
- the aroC gene encoding chorismate synthase, which produces MVRWLTAGESHGPALVAIVEGLPAGIEVTSEDISIELQRRRLGVGRGARMKFEKDEVRIIGGIRHGLTLGGPVAIEVGNTEWPKWQVVMSPDPVDADELASLARNAPLTRPRPGHADLVGMQKYGFSDARPILERASARETAARVALGAVAKAFLRQIAGIEVFSHVVRIGSVASPDGILPTPADLAAIDEDPARCFDSVTAAAMEEEVSLAHREGDTLGGVVEVIATNLPPGLGSHVHWDRRLDSRLAGALMGIQAIKGVEIGDGFGLAAVRGSDAQDEIISGESGLERTSGKSGGTEGGMSTGESLRVRAAMKPISTIPRALRTVDVATGEAAPAINQRSDVCAVPAAGVVAEAMVALVLADAITEKFGGDSVAETKRNVQTYLDNLTIR; this is translated from the coding sequence ATGGTGCGTTGGCTGACTGCGGGTGAATCGCATGGTCCAGCCCTGGTAGCGATCGTCGAAGGCCTGCCAGCGGGGATCGAAGTGACCTCCGAGGATATTTCGATCGAGTTGCAGCGGCGACGCCTTGGCGTTGGCCGTGGTGCGCGAATGAAGTTCGAAAAGGACGAGGTCCGCATCATCGGCGGCATCCGTCATGGCCTCACCCTGGGTGGCCCGGTGGCCATTGAGGTCGGCAACACCGAGTGGCCCAAGTGGCAGGTGGTGATGTCACCGGATCCGGTTGATGCAGACGAGTTGGCCAGCCTTGCTCGCAATGCGCCCCTGACTCGGCCTCGTCCCGGTCACGCAGATCTCGTCGGAATGCAGAAATACGGCTTCTCCGATGCTCGGCCGATTCTGGAACGGGCCAGTGCGCGTGAGACAGCGGCCAGAGTTGCGCTCGGAGCAGTAGCCAAAGCCTTCCTTCGCCAGATCGCTGGCATTGAAGTCTTCAGTCACGTAGTACGCATCGGATCGGTCGCCAGCCCCGACGGAATCCTGCCTACTCCGGCCGATCTGGCAGCCATTGACGAGGATCCTGCTCGCTGCTTTGATTCCGTCACCGCCGCGGCGATGGAAGAAGAGGTGAGCCTGGCTCACCGCGAAGGCGACACTCTTGGGGGAGTGGTCGAAGTCATCGCCACAAATCTGCCTCCCGGCCTGGGCAGCCATGTGCACTGGGATCGGCGACTTGATTCACGATTGGCTGGGGCGCTCATGGGCATCCAGGCCATCAAAGGTGTGGAAATCGGCGATGGATTCGGGCTTGCGGCTGTTCGCGGCAGCGATGCGCAAGACGAGATCATTTCGGGGGAGTCCGGTCTGGAACGCACCTCTGGCAAATCTGGCGGCACCGAGGGTGGCATGTCCACGGGGGAATCCTTGCGCGTTCGTGCCGCAATGAAGCCGATTTCCACGATTCCGCGCGCGCTTCGCACCGTTGACGTCGCCACAGGTGAAGCTGCACCAGCAATAAACCAGCGCTCCGATGTCTGTGCGGTTCCGGCGGCCGGCGTCGTTGCCGAAGCAATGGTCGCGCTCGTACTTGCAGATGCGATCACCGAGAAGTTTGGCGGCGACAGCGTCGCCGAGACCAAGCGAAATGTGCAGACGTATCTCGACAATCTGACGATCCGATGA
- the aroB gene encoding 3-dehydroquinate synthase codes for MSLSMISRRIRVVAEREYEVVIGRGVLSELSDFVQGSTRIALIHAPTLKAKAASIESMLADLGYQVLGIQLPDAEAAKTAEVLAQCWSQLGAAGFTRNDTLIGFGGGATTDLAGFAAATWLRGIALVHIPTTVLGMVDAAVGGKTGINTSAGKNLVGAFYSPVGVICDVDLLETLDQSDINAGLAEVVKVGFTSDPEILRIVQADLAAATDPTSDVMLELITRAVQVKATVVSADFRETRSGSALGREILNYGHTLGHAVEHLEQYSWRHGAAISVGMCFVAELARLGGRLSPEEAALHFEILQSLSLPTAYPSGHWPELISAMSLDKKARGSVIRFVVLDGIGSAASWDGPEPEILEAAYAAIAR; via the coding sequence ATGAGCCTCTCAATGATTAGTCGCCGGATCCGCGTTGTTGCCGAAAGAGAATACGAAGTCGTCATCGGACGGGGTGTGCTCTCCGAATTGAGTGATTTCGTTCAAGGCTCCACGCGTATCGCGCTCATTCATGCGCCGACTTTGAAGGCGAAGGCGGCCAGCATCGAATCGATGTTGGCGGATCTCGGCTACCAGGTGCTTGGAATTCAGTTGCCAGATGCCGAGGCCGCAAAGACCGCGGAGGTCTTGGCGCAATGCTGGTCACAACTCGGGGCTGCTGGCTTCACCCGTAATGACACGCTCATCGGGTTCGGTGGTGGCGCCACCACTGATCTCGCGGGTTTTGCAGCCGCGACTTGGCTGCGCGGTATTGCGCTGGTGCATATACCAACAACTGTTCTGGGCATGGTTGACGCCGCGGTCGGTGGTAAGACCGGAATCAACACCTCGGCCGGAAAAAATCTTGTTGGCGCTTTCTACAGCCCCGTTGGCGTCATCTGTGATGTTGACTTGCTTGAGACCCTGGATCAAAGTGACATCAACGCGGGCTTAGCCGAAGTGGTCAAAGTTGGCTTCACCTCGGACCCAGAGATTCTCCGTATCGTGCAAGCCGATCTTGCGGCCGCAACGGATCCCACGAGTGATGTCATGCTGGAACTCATTACGCGAGCTGTGCAGGTCAAGGCCACAGTGGTAAGCGCAGACTTTCGCGAGACTCGTTCAGGATCTGCACTTGGCCGTGAGATCTTGAACTATGGACACACATTGGGCCACGCTGTCGAACATCTCGAGCAGTACTCATGGAGGCATGGCGCCGCAATAAGCGTCGGTATGTGCTTTGTGGCTGAACTCGCGCGCCTCGGCGGTCGATTGAGCCCTGAAGAAGCAGCACTGCACTTCGAAATTCTCCAAAGCCTGAGCCTGCCGACTGCTTACCCATCAGGCCACTGGCCCGAATTGATCAGCGCCATGAGCCTGGATAAGAAAGCCCGAGGCTCAGTGATTCGCTTCGTTGTGCTCGATGGCATCGGCTCTGCCGCATCGTGGGATGGGCCCGAGCCAGAAATTCTTGAAGCTGCCTACGCGGCGATTGCTCGCTGA
- a CDS encoding matrixin family metalloprotease, with translation MKTREPPTGVDRRNPKHPLRRPKDYANNGRRRRLWTRSERKIRLSYRRSPIATVLCAITVLLLASAEAYGTNRVGSIYDDETFAGSGWASCSTPISFTTDTSNLPDAVVAKIRPDLAAAFDAWSQASGYSFVDSGEQAVDYSDSNSSVTTASDIKRNIAVYFVPNARSNMITSTVVGFASPNKVFAGTKEIVGGYMVLSADYVKVVDSAHRLALFTHELGHALGLTDSDDPGNVMYRYLDTNATLASGDIAGIKAIEKVCAS, from the coding sequence GTGAAGACGAGAGAGCCACCCACTGGCGTTGATCGTCGCAATCCCAAGCACCCCCTTCGTCGCCCAAAAGACTACGCCAACAATGGCCGGCGCCGGCGGCTCTGGACACGCTCAGAGCGCAAGATTCGACTCAGTTATCGGCGCAGCCCCATCGCGACAGTGCTGTGCGCGATTACTGTGCTGCTCCTCGCAAGCGCTGAGGCCTACGGAACGAATCGCGTCGGATCGATCTACGATGATGAAACCTTTGCGGGCAGTGGATGGGCAAGCTGTTCGACACCTATCAGCTTCACGACTGATACCTCCAATCTCCCCGACGCGGTAGTTGCTAAAATCCGTCCAGATCTGGCGGCAGCTTTCGACGCCTGGTCCCAGGCCTCCGGGTATTCCTTTGTGGACAGCGGCGAGCAGGCCGTGGACTACAGCGATAGCAATTCGTCCGTGACCACCGCCTCAGACATCAAGCGCAACATCGCGGTCTACTTCGTGCCAAATGCTCGCTCGAACATGATCACCAGCACGGTTGTTGGTTTCGCGTCGCCAAACAAGGTGTTCGCTGGTACCAAAGAGATCGTCGGCGGGTACATGGTGCTAAGTGCGGACTACGTGAAGGTCGTCGATTCTGCTCATCGCCTTGCGCTGTTCACACATGAGCTCGGACATGCCCTCGGACTGACCGATAGCGATGATCCAGGCAATGTCATGTATCGATATCTGGACACCAATGCGACGCTGGCCAGCGGTGACATCGCGGGCATCAAGGCCATCGAAAAGGTCTGCGCCTCGTAA